A genome region from Tolypothrix sp. PCC 7712 includes the following:
- the hetR gene encoding heterocyst differentiation master regulator HetR: MSNDIDLIKRLGPSAMDQIMLYLAFSAMRTSGHRHGAFLDAAATAAKCAIYMTYLEQGQNLRMTGHLHHLEPKRVKIIVEEVRQALTEGKLLKMLGSQEPRYLIQLPYVWMEKFPWRPGKSRIPGTSLTTEEKKQIEHKLPSNLPDAQLITSFEFLELIEFLHKRSQEEMPPEHQMPLSEALAEHIKRRLLYSGTVTRIDSPWGMPFYALTRPFYAPADDQERTYIMVEDTARYFRLMKDWAEKRQNAMRALEELDIPPERLEQALEELDEVIRAWADRYHQEGGVPMILQMVFGKKED, from the coding sequence ATGAGTAACGACATAGATCTGATCAAACGTCTCGGCCCCAGTGCGATGGATCAGATCATGCTTTATCTGGCTTTTAGTGCCATGCGGACTAGTGGGCACAGGCATGGGGCATTTTTAGATGCAGCTGCTACGGCAGCCAAATGTGCAATTTACATGACCTATCTAGAGCAGGGGCAAAACCTGCGGATGACTGGTCATTTACACCACTTAGAACCGAAGCGGGTCAAAATCATTGTTGAGGAAGTCAGACAAGCCCTGACTGAAGGTAAGTTGCTGAAAATGCTGGGTTCTCAAGAGCCTCGCTATTTGATTCAATTGCCTTATGTCTGGATGGAAAAATTTCCTTGGCGGCCTGGGAAATCACGTATTCCCGGCACCAGTCTGACAACCGAGGAAAAGAAACAAATCGAGCATAAATTACCGAGTAATCTGCCCGATGCTCAGTTAATTACCTCTTTTGAGTTTCTAGAGTTAATTGAATTTTTACACAAGCGATCGCAGGAGGAAATGCCTCCTGAACACCAAATGCCTTTGAGTGAAGCTTTAGCGGAGCATATCAAGCGCCGCCTGCTGTACTCTGGCACGGTGACACGCATTGATTCTCCTTGGGGAATGCCTTTCTACGCACTCACCCGTCCCTTCTATGCGCCTGCTGACGACCAAGAGCGCACCTATATCATGGTCGAAGATACCGCTCGATATTTCCGTTTAATGAAAGATTGGGCAGAAAAGCGACAAAATGCTATGCGCGCTTTGGAAGAACTGGATATTCCGCCAGAACGCCTAGAACAGGCTCTAGAAGAACTGGACGAAGTGATTCGCGCTTGGGCAGATAGGTATCACCAAGAAGGCGGCGTTCCTATGATTTTACAAATGGTGTTTGGGAAAAAAGAAGACTAA